TGGCTGAACCCGGCCCCGCCGGTGGCGACCAGCATGCCCGCGACCGCGGCCAGCGCCCCCGAGATGGCCCAGGCGAGCCCGAACATCCGCCCGGCCGGCACCCCGAGGGCGAGGGCGGTCTCCTGGCTGGCCGCGGTGGCCCGCATGGCCAGGCCCAGGCGCGAGTGGCGCAGGAACAGCCAGAGCAGGGCGACCACGGTGGCGGTGACGGCCAGCTTGGCCAGGTCGGAGTGGAACACGACCACCCCGGCGACCTCGGTCCGCTCCAGCCCCCAGGGGTGGCCGACCTGGCGCAGCTCCAGCCCGATCAGGTCGCCGGCCACGACCTGGAGGACGATGAACACCCCGACCGTGACCATGGTGGCCGAGAACACCGGCTCGCCGACCATGGGCCGCAGGGCGATCCGCTCCACCGCCGCCCCGATCAGGGCGGTGACGAGCACGGCCAGGGCCAGGGCGGGCCAGAACCCCAGCCCCACGACCAGGGCGAAGTAGGAGGTCCAGTAGGCGCCCAGGATCATCAGGGCCGGCTGGGCGAAGTTCACCACCCCGGTGCCGCGGTAGACGATCACGAACCCCAGCCCGAGCAGGGTGTACAGCGACCCCTGGGCGAGGCCGCGGACGGTCGAGGACAGGAACTCCTCCATCAACGATCCCTCTGGTACATGCCCTCGATGAGGTCGCCGAAGGCCCCGGTGATGGCGGCCCGCTTGACCTTCTGGGTGGCGGTCAGCTCGCCGTCCTCGTGGTCGAGCTCCTTGGGGATCAGGCGGAACTTCTTGATGCTGTCGGCCCGGGCCAGGCGCCGGTTGGTGTCGTCGACCACCTCCTGGACCAGGGCCAGCACCTCGGGCTTCTCGGACAGGTCGCGGTAGGTGGTGTAGGGGATGCGGCGGCGCTGGGCCCACTCCCCGACCGTGTCCAGCTCGATGCCGATGAGGGCGGTCAGGTAGGGGCGTCGGTCCCCGACCACCACCGCCTCGCGGACGTAGGGGGAGAACTTGAGCGAGTTCTCGATCTCGGACGGGGAGACGTTCTTGCCGCCCGAGGTGATGAGGATGTCCTTGAGCCGGTCGACGATCTTGAGGTGGCTGCCGTCGACCCACTCGCCGACGTCGCCGGTGCGCAGCCACCCGTCGTCCCCCAGGACCTCGGCCGTCCGCTCCGGCTTGTCCCAGTAGCCGGCGAACACGCCCGGGTGGCGGGTCAGGATCTCCCCGGTCTGGTCGTCGAGGCGGAGCTCGACCCCGGGGTGGGGCTCGCCGACGGTGCCGACCTTGACCCGGCCGGGCCGGTTGGCGGTGGCCACGGCGCTGTTCTCGGTCATGCCGTAGATCTCGTGGATGACCACCCCGAGCCCGTAGAACCACTGCAGCAGCTCGGGGGCGATCGGCGCCGCCCCCGACCCGGCGAAGCGGCAGCGCTCCAGGCCGAGGCGCTTGCGCAGGGAGCGGAACAGGAACGGGTAGCCGAGGGCGTAGCGCAGCCGGGTCGAGCGGGTGTGGCTGCCGCCGTTGGCGACCAGCTCGGCCCCGATGCGGGCCGCCTGGCCCATCCACAGCCGGTAGTTGGCCCGCTTCAGCGGCGACGCCGAGGTCATGCGGATCTCGACCGTGGCCCGGACCTTCTCCCAGATGCGGGGCACGGCGAAGAACAGGGTCGGCTGGACCTCGCGCAGGTTGTCCTGGACGGTGTCGATCGACTCGGCGAAGTGGACCTGGGTGCCGGCGGCGGCGTTCTCCCACTCGGTGGCGATCCGCTCGGCCACGTGGCACAGCGGCAGGTACGACAGGGTGACGTCGTCGGGGCCGGGGTTCTCGAAGAAGCCGCCCTGCTCGACGAGGACCTTGATGGCGAAGTCGATGTTGGCGACGGTCAGCATCGCCCCCTTGGGCGGCCCGGTGGTGCCCGAGGTGTAGATGAGGGTGGCCACGTCGCCGGCGGTCACCTGGGCGGCCCGCTCGTCCAGGAGCCCCGGGTGCCGCTGGCGGTGGTCGCGGCCCAGCTCCAGCAGCGCCTCCCAGGACAGCAGCGCCGGGTCGTCGTAGGTGCGGACCCCGCGCGGCTCCACGTAGACGATCCGCTCCAGGGCGGGCAGCCCGTCCTTGACCTCCAGCGCCTTGTCGACCTGCTCCTGGTCCTCGGCCACCAGCACCTTGGCCCCGGAGTCGGCCAGCAGGTAGGCGACCTCGGCCGGCGGGTTGGTCGGGTACAGGCCGACGGTCATGGCCCGCAGGGCCACGGCGGCCACGTCGGTGTACAGCCACTCGGGCCGGTTCTCGGAGTGGATGGCCACCCGGTCGCCCGGCTCGACCCCGAGGGCGGCCAGGCCGTGGGCGGCCAGCTCGACCTGCTCCCAGTAGCCCCGCCAGGTGATCTCCTGCCAGATGCCGAAGCGCTTCTCGCGCAGGGCCACCGTGTCGGGGGTGGCCAGGGCCCGGTCCCGGACCCGGGAGGCGACGGTGGCCACCCCGGCCCGTTCGGTGACGGCGGTCATCGGGGCACCTCCACGGCCGGCTCGTCGGCGGCGGCCCGCGCCCTGCCGTACTGCTCGCCCAGGTAGGCGCGGATCACGTCCGGGTGGTGCTGGATCTCGGCCGGCGGGCCGACGGCGATGGGGA
The nucleotide sequence above comes from Actinomycetota bacterium. Encoded proteins:
- a CDS encoding AMP-binding protein; its protein translation is MTAVTERAGVATVASRVRDRALATPDTVALREKRFGIWQEITWRGYWEQVELAAHGLAALGVEPGDRVAIHSENRPEWLYTDVAAVALRAMTVGLYPTNPPAEVAYLLADSGAKVLVAEDQEQVDKALEVKDGLPALERIVYVEPRGVRTYDDPALLSWEALLELGRDHRQRHPGLLDERAAQVTAGDVATLIYTSGTTGPPKGAMLTVANIDFAIKVLVEQGGFFENPGPDDVTLSYLPLCHVAERIATEWENAAAGTQVHFAESIDTVQDNLREVQPTLFFAVPRIWEKVRATVEIRMTSASPLKRANYRLWMGQAARIGAELVANGGSHTRSTRLRYALGYPFLFRSLRKRLGLERCRFAGSGAAPIAPELLQWFYGLGVVIHEIYGMTENSAVATANRPGRVKVGTVGEPHPGVELRLDDQTGEILTRHPGVFAGYWDKPERTAEVLGDDGWLRTGDVGEWVDGSHLKIVDRLKDILITSGGKNVSPSEIENSLKFSPYVREAVVVGDRRPYLTALIGIELDTVGEWAQRRRIPYTTYRDLSEKPEVLALVQEVVDDTNRRLARADSIKKFRLIPKELDHEDGELTATQKVKRAAITGAFGDLIEGMYQRDR
- a CDS encoding branched-chain amino acid ABC transporter permease, which encodes MEEFLSSTVRGLAQGSLYTLLGLGFVIVYRGTGVVNFAQPALMILGAYWTSYFALVVGLGFWPALALAVLVTALIGAAVERIALRPMVGEPVFSATMVTVGVFIVLQVVAGDLIGLELRQVGHPWGLERTEVAGVVVFHSDLAKLAVTATVVALLWLFLRHSRLGLAMRATAASQETALALGVPAGRMFGLAWAISGALAAVAGMLVATGGAGFSQATTLVALKALPAIVLGGLDSIPGAVVGGPLIGLAEAYTKTYQERLFPWAGANVDQVVPYVVMLVVLLVRPYGLFGTREVERV